Genomic segment of Nostoc sp. TCL240-02:
CTTCAAACTGGTCTAATATGATAATTATTGTATAGTTGCGCTCGGTTGCTAAACGAATTTTTTCTAATAGTATATTGAATGTAGAGTCAGGATTAACTGATATTCCTGTGTATGCCAGCGCTTGGTTTAGACTGCTTATTAAGACTGTTAGCCAATCAGTATAGACAGACAAAACAATAGGTATAGGAATGCGTTCTCCGATAACTTTTCCTGTCAGGGCTGGGACTAAACCAGCTTTGAGAATTGAACTTTTACCTACGCCTGATGGTCCATAAATTACTGTAAGTTTATAGTCAGCACGACTAATTCTTTCAATCAAACGATTGATATCTTGCTGTCGTCCTGAAGCTGATATTTCTTGGGCAACTCCTTCAGGAATCAACGGTATTTTTTGAGGTTCCAATGCTGGGTTAATTCTAGATCGTTGCGGCTGTAATTGACTCGCACCAATGAAGGCGCGAAACCCATACTGATGTTCTATCTGAATTTTTTCTTGCTTGAGTTTAAAGGCTTCTGTATAGTTATGACGCTCAAAAAAGTAAAGCGATCGCAGTTCCTCTAAAATCTCTAAATATAGTGATGGCTGATGTTGTAGCTCACAAACTACCCTCGCCCATTCCAGGTTATTTATCGCTTCTTCTGATTCACCTAGATGTCGCTGTGTACGTGCAAGCAACAGAAGATACCAACTTTCTTGTCGTCGTGTTCGCAAAGCATCTCGCAGAGAAACTTCTGTTGCTTCTTCGGAAATAGAAAGTGCTGCATTCGCTAATTCATGAGCTAGTACCCAATTCGACTCGGAAATTGCCACATTTGCCAAAAAACCATAATTTTGAGCAATTTGTGCAGGAGTTCCATAGGTTTTATTTAGAAGTAATGACTTTTGAGCTAATTTTTTTAAGTCGTCCCAAGCTTGTAAACGTTGCAGCATTTCGCAAGCAGGCAAAATAAATTTAGCAACTAAGTCTTCTCTTTGTACTTCCTCCAATACGTCCAGGCATTGTTTAAACCACAAGAGAGCATGTTCACAATACTTACTATTACTATTATTGTGTAGGTCTGCCATGCGGTGATAACACAGCCCTAAGTGAAATAGTACTATTGCTTGCTTGAGTAAAGGCGAAGGAGGAGTAGGGTGAGGACATGAGAGAGGTAAAGAAGAATTACTTTCCAACTCAGCGACTCTCTTCGTTTCCTGCTGCCATAATGCTAGACTTCTTTGATAATTGCCTAAAGCACCATTAATTTGATCGTTGGCATATTTATCTCGTCCTAACACAAATTCTAAACTAGCTTCTAATCCGGGTGTTAACTGAAGACTATATAGGCGCAGCAAATCATTACGGGCTGATTCTATTTCGTGGCGGTGTTGAGACTTAGGATCTAAATCTAGGGAGGCATTAGATAAAAATGTTTCAGCACCTGCTTCTAAAACTTTGCCAAATAGAGATTCTGCTTCTTGATGGATCAAAGCAATTAAATCTGCTTTTGCCATTTCAAATTTAATCGTAGTTGCAGCCCAACTTTTAAAATCAGGCGCCAATCTGGACAACAATGATGCAACTTCATCTTGTAGCCACAACACTACTGGAAATGGAAAAGTTGCGGCATATATATCTCGCGCTTGGTTAATGCCTGTAAGTAAGTTTTCTAGGTCGATTGCTGACTCAATACCAAAAACCATAACAGCAGCTGGTAAAGAGTCTGTGAAGACAGCAGGATTATCTAAGGATAGTTCTGTGACTATTGTGTTGTGTAAGGAAGTTGTTGACGACTTGAGGACAACTTCTCTGATATTGGTATCTTTGGTGATGGAGCGAATATTTCCTAACATTTGCTCACGTAATTGCCCATAGTTACACCGAACTAAAATTAGGGCAAATTGACCTTCAGAAAGTGCGATCGCTCTAATCAGTCTTTGCAATGTATGCTGATTTTCTTTTGTGGAGACGTGTAGCTGCTTGTCAGTAGTCATTTGTTATTGGGCATTGGGCATGGGGTATGGGGCATGGGGTATGGGGCATGGGGTATTGGGCATGAGACATTAGTTATTAGTCCAATGGCCAAGGACAAAGGACTAATAACTATTAACTTACCCAGCACTATTACTTTTTTTGTTGCCAAGCTAAAACTTTTTCTGTTTCTGCTAGGGCTGGACTGATGCCAAACCAGCGCCCCAGAGGGTCACGATATTCGAACAAATACATACTTCGTAGTAAGCTTTGATAGTCAGACTCACCTTTAACTCTCTGTTGTTGAACTACTTCAAACAATAATTCCCACTGGGATTCATCAATAGCTAATAGCAGATCGTCTCGGTAGTCTTTAATCACAGCTTCTAAGCATTCTCTAGAAAAAGGTGGATCTTGTCGTTGCAGGCAGCTATAAAGTAAACCTAATAAGTTACGAATATGGCCACCGCTAACGCGACATATCCGATCTAAGGTTTGGGAATGATCGAATAATTCTGTAATTAATAAAAGCCTTTCATTCAAAGGAACTTCTGGAAAAGCTCTTGCTAAGACTAACTGGCGTACTAGTGACATCCCTGGTTCGTAATCACTGCCATCTCTTTGCCGCACTAATACCATCGGCAGTACTTTTGGTGCAATCCCTCCCCCCAGGCGATTTTTGAGTGTTTCATACTCATTGGAGAAAATTAGTGTTAGCGGAATTGTGTAAACTAGATGGCATTTGAGTCGACGTAGCTGTTCACCTCGGTCGATAAAGAGATATTCTGGTTGCGATCGCCCTGATGCTAAGGGACGCATATCGACTCGATCCAAATTATCTACGATCACTACCAGTCCTTTTTGACCCCGCAGCTTTAACTGTTCAATAGCCCTTTCTAAAATTTCTTCGTTAATCGCTTGCAAAATACTATTGGTACGTGGTTCCAAATATTGCCTCAGTTGATTCCGCATCTGAGTGCTATCTTTGGTTTTGGCGGTAATTTTGGCAATACCCAAGGATAATTCTGCTTGTCCAGAAAGCTCTATGGGGCTTTGTAGAAAATCGCCTACTTCTTTAAACAAATTGGTAAAGTAACCACCTTTGAGTTTGATGTTAATACCTTCTAAACTGGCACTAACTTGACGGGCTACACTCAGCAAAATATCGCTGATATCAATATCAGCCATGTCTAAGTCTTGACTGGACTCAAAATAAACCACATGAAATCCTGCCAATTCTAGTTCTGTTTTGAGGCGCTGCAATTCCGTCGATTTACCGCAGCCAATGTGACCCGTAAATAACTGACAGGTTGGCTCATCAGGAGAAATCCGAACTATAGTGCGTTGCAATTCTTCGACAATCTTGCAACCACGGACATCAGCAAAATCTATGTAATACTGGCGATCTAACACGTTGCTTATATTAAGCGTGTAGCTTGGGTTACATGCTTTATAAAAACGTGACAAATTGAATGTCGTTTTCATGTATGTATAGGTGAATGTAGACGCGTGTGTAGATGCAGTTAACTCGTATTTTTTATACAAATAATCTCTAACTTTGATGTAGGCACACAATTAATTCGCAAGTTGGTAGTGTCTTGCAAAAGACAGCACTTATTACAGGATTACTGTCAGTATCTGTCAGTAGTATGATAGAGATTTAATTGACCCTAATAACCTTAAACATATCTGTCCTTTTTACACCTACTATTGAGGTTTTGACAATCTCATAGCTTTTCTTTAACCTGACACAAACCTTGATGACGGAGTTAATCAGTAAAAAAAGCTACTCGATTATATTATTCCCTGTTTGTATAGTTGATGAGACATGACTAGTATGAATTATAGCAATCTATACAGAGACAAAGGAAGAATTATTTATCACTTCACATTCTATTTGTCAATAAAACAAAATCAGAAATATTTAAATTAAGATTTTGTAATCTTTAAAGAAAAAATGTTTTATGTCCCTTGTCAAAAAGACAACAGTGAGTTAAGAATGGACACCGGAAACTTTAATAGGAAGGATGACTAGAGACTACGTTCGTTGTGTACTTACTGTAAAGTGTTACTAAAAATAAAAAAAGTCTTGAGGAGAGCGGCTAACAGATGCCGACAGTGTTTACTGAAATTAATAATGATACAAGCGCGTCAAGGAATTTGGATTGTAACCAGAAAGGGGTTTGAATGGCTGGCATAATATCAGTTTCCCGCACGGATCTAGCGCAGCGTCGTAAAAAATTACGTCGGCGACGGCAGATGAGAATTATTCAAGCTATTTGGCGAACTTTTGCCATTACCGGTTTGGCAGGTGGATTGCTGTGGGTAGCAGTTCAACCAGTATGGGTGTTAAAAACTCCCAAACAAGTAGTGATGAAATCAGGCAATCAATTACTCTCAAATGAGACAACTCAATCCCTATTAGTGTTATCTTATCCCCAATCTTTGTGGCGGATTGAACCAGCAGCGATCGCCAACTCTTTGAAAAAACAACCAACTATTGCCCAAGCGATCGTGAGACGCCGCCTGTTTCCTCCCGGATTAAACATCGAAATCCAAGAACGAGTCCCTGTCGCAATTACTCAAACAGCAAGTGGGGCAAATCAGGGCACTGGCAATAAAAAAGTCACAATCGGCTTACTAGATGCAAGTGGGGCCTGGATACCTTTAGAAAAATACACATCACTGAATCCCACTAGGAAATTACCCAATCTCAGAGTAATTGGATCGCCCAAACAATACTGTCTCAACTGGACTCAAATTCATCAAGCTATCAGCCAAAGTACTGTGAAAGTAGTGGAAATTGATTGCCAAAATCCAGCGAATTTAATTTTGAAAACAGAACTAGGAAATGTGCATCTTGGCGTTCCAGGTTCCCTGTTGTCTGAACAAATTAAGGTACTCGCCCAAATGCGCCATTTATCAGCGAAACTCGATTCTGGTCAAATAGAGTATATTGATCTGAAAAATCCCGATTTTCCCTTAGTACAAATGAACCAAAAAGATCAAAAATTAACTCCCAAAAACCCTAAAAATATCTAGCGTGTTTAATGTATTGATAGCTCCTAGTAAATTAAGAAGCTTTATGCTGATAAATATATTTATTATTTTCAGTTTTCCTGCAACTCGCGCGAAAATCGGCATTAACTTCTAATTAAAATGAGAAGATCAATCATGAAATCTCTCTTGTGAGTAAAACACTCTCAAATTGTTACCCTAACATCTAATAGTAGGGTGCAAGATGTCTGACAATCTAACTTAGGTCTGTTGAGGATACTCCA
This window contains:
- a CDS encoding P-loop NTPase fold protein encodes the protein MKTTFNLSRFYKACNPSYTLNISNVLDRQYYIDFADVRGCKIVEELQRTIVRISPDEPTCQLFTGHIGCGKSTELQRLKTELELAGFHVVYFESSQDLDMADIDISDILLSVARQVSASLEGINIKLKGGYFTNLFKEVGDFLQSPIELSGQAELSLGIAKITAKTKDSTQMRNQLRQYLEPRTNSILQAINEEILERAIEQLKLRGQKGLVVIVDNLDRVDMRPLASGRSQPEYLFIDRGEQLRRLKCHLVYTIPLTLIFSNEYETLKNRLGGGIAPKVLPMVLVRQRDGSDYEPGMSLVRQLVLARAFPEVPLNERLLLITELFDHSQTLDRICRVSGGHIRNLLGLLYSCLQRQDPPFSRECLEAVIKDYRDDLLLAIDESQWELLFEVVQQQRVKGESDYQSLLRSMYLFEYRDPLGRWFGISPALAETEKVLAWQQKK
- a CDS encoding cell division protein FtsQ/DivIB; the protein is MAGIISVSRTDLAQRRKKLRRRRQMRIIQAIWRTFAITGLAGGLLWVAVQPVWVLKTPKQVVMKSGNQLLSNETTQSLLVLSYPQSLWRIEPAAIANSLKKQPTIAQAIVRRRLFPPGLNIEIQERVPVAITQTASGANQGTGNKKVTIGLLDASGAWIPLEKYTSLNPTRKLPNLRVIGSPKQYCLNWTQIHQAISQSTVKVVEIDCQNPANLILKTELGNVHLGVPGSLLSEQIKVLAQMRHLSAKLDSGQIEYIDLKNPDFPLVQMNQKDQKLTPKNPKNI